DNA sequence from the Pseudomonas fluorescens Q2-87 genome:
TTCCTGTGGATGTCGGTGTTGCTCTCGGCGGTCTACGACGGCGTCGCCCAGGCTGTGCGGGATTGGTTCGTGGAATGGCTGGAACAGCGCAAACCGTCCAACCTCGGTGCTGCGTTGTCGACCCTGCCACGTTTCCAGGAAATCCTCGGGCACATCGACACCTTGCTGTTCGCCAATCGCAGCCTGCTGGATGCCGCCGCTGAAGGGCGAACCCCGGCCGCCCATGCCGCGCAACTGAAATATCTGGTGACCGGTAACGCCATCCGCGCTGTCGAGCTGGCCATCGAAGCGTCGGGCAACCCCGGCCTGTCGCGACACAATCCGCTGCAGCGGCATTACCGCGACGTGCTGTGCAGTCGCGTCCACACCCCGCAAAACGACGCCGTGCTGCAAGGCGTCGGCAAAGCGGTGTTTGCCCAACGCCAGAAAAAGGACCTTGCATGAGCACGCTCGTGATTGCCAGCCAGTTGGATAAAGACTTCAACGATGTGATCCGCCAACGCCTCGAACAGACGCACCCGGGCGCGCAAGTCCTCGATGTACCGGCCGGCGTGCCCAGCGACCTGCCGGCCGAAGTCAGTGTCTTGCTGGCCCGCCCTATCAACGTGCGAGGCTACCTGGCTCCGGACACACCGCCGCCGGGCTGGCCCTACGCACTGAAATGGATTCAAGTGGTGTCTTCGGGCATCGACTTCTACCCCGGATGGCTGTTCAACGGCCCGCCGGTGAGCACCTCCCGGGGCAGCGCCGCCGACAACATCGCCGAATTCGCCCTGGCGTCGATCTTCGCGGCAGCCAAACGCCTGCCGGATATCTGGGTGCATGATTCGCAATGGCAATTCAGCGCCCTGACGCCACTCAAGGGCAGTACCCTGGGCATTCTTGGTTTTGGTGCGATTGGCCGCAGCCTGGCGACCAAGGCCCACGCCCTGGGCATCAACGTGTTGGCGTTGCGGCAAAGCCAGACGCCGTTCGAGGTAGAGGGCGTCGAGGCCGCGCAGGACATCCATCAGTTGTTTTGCCGATCCGATCACCTGGTGCTGGCCGCGCCCCTGACTGACGCAACCCGGCATATCGTCAACCGCCCGGTGCTCGCCAGTGCCAAGCCGGGTTTGCACCTGATCAACATCGCGCGTGGCGGCCTGCTGGACCACGGGGCCTTGCTCGACGCCCTGGACGAAGGCACCCTCGGCCTGGCCTCACTGGACGTCACCGATCCCGAACCGCTGCCCGACGGCCATCCGCTCTACTCCCACCCCCGGGTGCGCCTGTCGCCCCACACTTCGGCGATTTCCAGCAATAGCCGTCATGAAATAGCCGACAGTTTCCTGGCCAATCTTGAGCGCTTCCTGAATGGGCTGGCGCCGGAGAACCTGGCCAACGTGCGGCGCGGCTACTGAAAACCGCATGCTCCCAGAGGTATCTGGCGGGCATGGAATTTCTTGAAACCACCCCAAACAACTGTGCGAGCTTGCTCGCGATGGCGGTGTGTCAGTCATATGGACGTTGACTGTGAATCCGCTATCGCGAGCAGGCTCGCTCCCACAGGGTTGTGCACTGCGAATATCAGCTTTCCGCATTTAACATCAATATTTAATGTCTATTTTTTATAATTAACTTATAACAAATCGGACTTTTACAACGATCTATTATACAAATACTGTTACAACCATCACCGACCCCTGACCAGGTGGAGGCTCTCGGAACGCTATGTTTTTCCGGCCGACACCACCCCACGGTCACCTGCACACCCAAACCTGAAACCGGCCCGAGCCACCGCCGCCATGGCATTCACCGCCATGACTACGGCAACGCTTTGCCCAAAAAAAGACAACACCCACGCAGCATCTACATACCCGGGGCTCACCATGCATGACACCTTCACATCAAACCGCTTGGCATTGGCCGTATCGCTGGCCCTGTTCGGGCTGTCGGCTCACGCCGAAGAAAACACCAAGGATGGTGCCCTGCCCGTTGTCACCGTCACCGCCGAACACCGCAGCGAGGACTTGCAGAAAGCCCCGCTGGCGATTTCCGCGTTCGATGAAAACGCCCTTGAAGACAAGCAGATCAAGAGCATCCGCGACCTTTCAGGGCAGGTACCGAACCTGACCCTCAGTCGCCAGTCGATCTCTTACAGCGCCCAGACCTACGGCATTCGTGGCATCGGCGAGACCGATCCAATCCAGGAAGCCGCCGTCGCGGTCTATGCCGATGACTTGTACATCCCCCGGGCGATTTCCTCGATGCTCGACTTCAACGATGTCGAGCGCGTCGAGGTCCTGCGCGGCCCCCAGGGCACGCTTTACGGGCGCAACAGCAGCGCCGGCGCGATCCGCGTGATCACCCGTGATCCGACCCAGGAAACCCGCGGGTTCTTCGAACTCGGCGCCGGCAACTACAACGCACAGAACGGCCGGCTATTGATCAGCGGCCCGTTGGTGGACAACGCCCTGTTCGGCAGCTTTTCGGCGATTCGCCTGACCCGCGACGGCACCGTCTCCAACCCCACCCGCGGCGAGGACGTGAATAATGTCGACCTGCAGTCCTACCGCGGCAAGTTGCGTTTCAACCCCATCGACTCGCCCTGGGATGTGCAACTGACGCTGGCCGGCACCTTCGACCGTGGCGACACCACCAGCTATACCCCCTTCGACGCCGACGGCCACTTCGACAAGTTCAAGAGCTACAGCAGCCTCAACCCGAAGAACCGCCTCGACCAGGGCAGCTCGGTGCTGCGGGCGATCTACACCCTCGATGATCATCTGAGTTTCAAATCGGTAACGGCCTATTCGGCCTTCAACCAGCCGGTGGACTATGACAATTCCGGACAGGCGGCCCTTATCCAGAACAGCCTGATCACCTACAAGCAGGACTATGCCACCCAGGAATTCCAGCTCAACGGCGACTATGACGATTTCAGTTTCAGCACTGGCCTGTACCTGTACCGGGAAAAATTCGACGCCGAGCGCGACAGCCTGACCTATTCGGTTGCGCGCAATCGGGTGATCGGCCAGGGTCAATACAGCACGACCAATACCGAGAGCTACGCGTTGTATGGCCAGGGGAGTTACAAGGTCACGCAGCAACTGTCACTGATCGCCGGCCTGCGGTTCACTCGCGAACACAAGAACTTCGACTACACCAATTACGTGGTCAACACCGACCGGCAGATCACCGGCACCAACTTCAGCGCCGATTCAAGCAAGTCCTGGCAATCCACCAGCCCGAAACTCGGCTTCGAATACGCCTGGACACCGCACCTCAACCAGTACGCCTACGTCGCCAAAGGCTTCAAGGCCGGTGGGTACGACAACCGCGCGCCGACCCAGGCCGCCGCCGAGCAGGCGTTTTCTCCGGAAGACGTCACCACCTGGGAAACCGGGTTCAAGGGCGACTTCTTCGACCGTCGCCTGCGTGCCAACCTCGCGCTGTTCTACAACGACTACAAGGACCTGCAAACCAACGCTTACGACCCAGCGCTGGGCGTCAGCCTGCGGACCAACGTCGGCCAGGCCCACACCTACGGCGTCGAGCTGGAAACCCTCACGGCGTTGACCCACGACCTGCAACTGACGTTCAACCTCGGCTACCTGCAAAGCCAGTACGACGATTTCGAAAACGCCAGCGGCGCCGGGGTCGATGCCAACGGCAAGCAGCTGGTGTACTCGCCGCGCTGGAACACCAGTGTTGGCCTCAACTACACCATCCCGGCCGGTTTGCCCGGCACGTGGCTGGCGGGCACCGACGCGCAGTTCCAGACCAAGTCCTACGCCAATGCGTTGAACGATGACGTCCAGGAAATTCCCCAGCAGACGTTCTGGAACGCCAACACCCGCTACATCTCCGGTGACGGTCATTGGACCACCACGCTGTCGGTGAAAAACCTGCTCGACCGCGCCTACCCGCAAGCAGTCGGCTATGTACCCGCAAGCGGTGCCCGCTACTACTCCGTCAACGATCCGCGAACCCTGTTGTTGTCGGTGCGCTACGACCTCTGACCCCTGATCGGCAAGCATGCCAAGGAGCACTTCATGGCTTTCACTCGCAGGCAAATGATTTCCCGTATTGCCGCCGTCGGCGGCTATAGCGCCGCTGTTGGCGCACTCGATGCGCTGGGGCTCACGCCTCAGGCCGTGGCCGCCACCTTCAGCCCGTTGCAGTTGGGCAGCAGTGGCAAAGGCAAGCATGTGGTGGTGGTCGGCGCCGGTATTTCCGGGCTGGTCAGTGCCTATGAACTGCGCAAGGCCGGCTTCACCGTGACGGTCCTCGAAGCCCGCGAGCGGGTCGGCGGGCGCAACTGGACCCTGCGACGCGGGACACAGGTCCACTTCGACGACGGCATCAGCCAGACCGTGGATTTCGATGACGGGCAGTTCTTCAATGCCGGCCCCGCGCGCATTCCCAGCCACCACCAGACAATCCTCGGCTATTGCCGCGAACTGGGCGTCGAGCTGCAAGTGCTGGTTAACAGCAGTCGCAACGCGTTGGCCTTGCCGGACGCTCGCCAGCCGGCATTCCAGTTGCGCCAGGCAGTCAACGACACCCGAGGGCAACTGTCCGAGCTGCTGGCGCGCACCGTCAGCCGCAAGGCCCTGGACCAGGATCTGAGCGTCGATGATCGCCAGGCGTTGCTGAATTTCCTCAAGGTCTACGGCGACCTCAACACGGATTTTAAATACAAGGGCTCGGTGCGCTCGGGGTATACGCGCATTCCTGGCGCGGGCGACCAAACCGGCGTCACGCGCACGCCGCTGGAGTTGCAGACGTTGCTCAATCCCAAGCTCTGGGGCGCACTGGTGTTCGATGAAATCCCCGAGTTTTCCTCGACCATGTTCCAACCGGTGGGTGGCATGGACCGGATTCCCCACGCGTTCTACCAACACCTCAAGGACTCGGTGCGGTTGCAGGCCGAAGTCAGCGATATCCAGACCTCCGAGCAAGGCAGCCGCATCACCTACCGGGACCGCCAGACCGGCAAGACCCAGACCCTGAGCGCCGACTACGCCATCGTCACCGTGCCCCTGCCGCTGTTGGCCAAGGTACCGAGCAACTTCAGCGCGTCCTTCAAGCAAGCGATCCTCAGCGCGCAAAGCGATCAGGCGAACAAAGTGGCCTGGCAGTCGCCGCGCTTCTGGGAAACCGACTTCAACATCTTCGGCGGGCTGTCCTACCTGGACCATGAAGTCAAAGGCCTCTGGTACCCCAGCGACCGACTGAACAGCGCCCAAGGCATTCTCGTAGCCGCCTATAACACCAGCGACGCCGCGCAGTCCTTCAGCCAGAAATCCTTGGCCGAGCAGTTTGCTTCGTCGCGCCAAGCCGTCGAGCTGCTACACCCCGGCCACAGCGCCAAGCTGCAGAAACCGGTGGCCATCAACTGGTCCAAAGTGCCCTACAGCAAAGGCCCCTGGATCGTTAACGATGAAGTGGGCGAGCAGGCCTACCAGATCCTCAACCAACCCCAAGGCCGCACCTATCTGGCCAGCGATGCCCTCGCCCATGGTGGCGTCGGCATCTGGCAAAACACCGCCGCCGACTCGGCGCGGCGGATTGTCTCGTTGATCGGCAGGCATGCCGAGCGCCAGCAACCGGGTGTTGCTGCCTGACTTGTTTCCCATAAAGGACTTATCGATGAAACCACTGACGCTGCTCACAGGATTGCTCATGACCGCCACCGCTTCCGCCAGCCACGCCGACGAGATCAAGCGCATCGCGTTGCCCAATTCCAATTTCCCGATTTCCCTGGCCGTGTCGGTGCCGGCCCAGACGGACCTGCTGTTCGTCAGCGGGCTGCTCGCCGACCTGCATGACCCGAAAGCGCCGAAGGACTCGTTTGCCGCTTATGGCGATACCGCGACCCAGACCACCTCGATCCTCAACAAGCTCAAGGGTGTGCTGCAAAGCCAGGGGCTGGGCCTGGGGGATGTGGTGCAATTGCGAGTGTTCCTGGTGGGCGATCCGGCCAAGGGCGGCAAGCTTGATTTCGCCGGACT
Encoded proteins:
- a CDS encoding TonB-dependent receptor, producing MHDTFTSNRLALAVSLALFGLSAHAEENTKDGALPVVTVTAEHRSEDLQKAPLAISAFDENALEDKQIKSIRDLSGQVPNLTLSRQSISYSAQTYGIRGIGETDPIQEAAVAVYADDLYIPRAISSMLDFNDVERVEVLRGPQGTLYGRNSSAGAIRVITRDPTQETRGFFELGAGNYNAQNGRLLISGPLVDNALFGSFSAIRLTRDGTVSNPTRGEDVNNVDLQSYRGKLRFNPIDSPWDVQLTLAGTFDRGDTTSYTPFDADGHFDKFKSYSSLNPKNRLDQGSSVLRAIYTLDDHLSFKSVTAYSAFNQPVDYDNSGQAALIQNSLITYKQDYATQEFQLNGDYDDFSFSTGLYLYREKFDAERDSLTYSVARNRVIGQGQYSTTNTESYALYGQGSYKVTQQLSLIAGLRFTREHKNFDYTNYVVNTDRQITGTNFSADSSKSWQSTSPKLGFEYAWTPHLNQYAYVAKGFKAGGYDNRAPTQAAAEQAFSPEDVTTWETGFKGDFFDRRLRANLALFYNDYKDLQTNAYDPALGVSLRTNVGQAHTYGVELETLTALTHDLQLTFNLGYLQSQYDDFENASGAGVDANGKQLVYSPRWNTSVGLNYTIPAGLPGTWLAGTDAQFQTKSYANALNDDVQEIPQQTFWNANTRYISGDGHWTTTLSVKNLLDRAYPQAVGYVPASGARYYSVNDPRTLLLSVRYDL
- a CDS encoding D-isomer specific 2-hydroxyacid dehydrogenase family protein, whose protein sequence is MSTLVIASQLDKDFNDVIRQRLEQTHPGAQVLDVPAGVPSDLPAEVSVLLARPINVRGYLAPDTPPPGWPYALKWIQVVSSGIDFYPGWLFNGPPVSTSRGSAADNIAEFALASIFAAAKRLPDIWVHDSQWQFSALTPLKGSTLGILGFGAIGRSLATKAHALGINVLALRQSQTPFEVEGVEAAQDIHQLFCRSDHLVLAAPLTDATRHIVNRPVLASAKPGLHLINIARGGLLDHGALLDALDEGTLGLASLDVTDPEPLPDGHPLYSHPRVRLSPHTSAISSNSRHEIADSFLANLERFLNGLAPENLANVRRGY
- a CDS encoding RidA family protein translates to MKPLTLLTGLLMTATASASHADEIKRIALPNSNFPISLAVSVPAQTDLLFVSGLLADLHDPKAPKDSFAAYGDTATQTTSILNKLKGVLQSQGLGLGDVVQLRVFLVGDPAKGGKLDFAGLQEGYTPFFGSAEQPNKPARTAVQVVALPLPGGLVEIEAVAARKK
- a CDS encoding flavin monoamine oxidase family protein encodes the protein MAFTRRQMISRIAAVGGYSAAVGALDALGLTPQAVAATFSPLQLGSSGKGKHVVVVGAGISGLVSAYELRKAGFTVTVLEARERVGGRNWTLRRGTQVHFDDGISQTVDFDDGQFFNAGPARIPSHHQTILGYCRELGVELQVLVNSSRNALALPDARQPAFQLRQAVNDTRGQLSELLARTVSRKALDQDLSVDDRQALLNFLKVYGDLNTDFKYKGSVRSGYTRIPGAGDQTGVTRTPLELQTLLNPKLWGALVFDEIPEFSSTMFQPVGGMDRIPHAFYQHLKDSVRLQAEVSDIQTSEQGSRITYRDRQTGKTQTLSADYAIVTVPLPLLAKVPSNFSASFKQAILSAQSDQANKVAWQSPRFWETDFNIFGGLSYLDHEVKGLWYPSDRLNSAQGILVAAYNTSDAAQSFSQKSLAEQFASSRQAVELLHPGHSAKLQKPVAINWSKVPYSKGPWIVNDEVGEQAYQILNQPQGRTYLASDALAHGGVGIWQNTAADSARRIVSLIGRHAERQQPGVAA